One segment of Triticum aestivum cultivar Chinese Spring chromosome 2A, IWGSC CS RefSeq v2.1, whole genome shotgun sequence DNA contains the following:
- the LOC123189259 gene encoding acyl-coenzyme A thioesterase 13 gives MDPEAVRRTLEPTASAADISGSTPYDSFVISGVRLEAAEHGRVLCSFVVTPRIASPQGYLLSGVTATLADQLGSAVFFSSGVGTSGVSLEISVSYVDTAAVGEEIEVEAKLLRAGKSVGVVSVDFRKKRSGKLMAQARHTKYLAVSSRL, from the exons ATGGACCCGGAGGCGGTGCGGAGGACCCTCGAGCCCACCGCTTCCGCCGCGGACATCTCGGGCTCCACCCCTTACGACTCCTTCGTCATCAGCGGCGTCCGCCTCGAGGCCGCCGAGCACGGCCGCGTCCTCTGCTCCTTCGTCGTCACCCCCCGTATCGCC AGTCCCCAAGGGTACCTTCTCAGCGGCGTCACGGCAACGCTCGCCGACCAGTTGGGCTCGGCCGTGTTCTTCTCCAGCGGGGTGGGCACGAGCGGGGTCTCCCTCGAGATCAGCGTGTCCTACGTCGACACCGCCGCCGTCGGG GAAGAAATAGAGGTTGAGGCGAAGCTATTGCGTGCTGGAAAATCAGTGGGTGTTGTCTCTGTTGATTTCAGGAAGAAAAGGAGCGGCAAATTGATGGCTCAGGCGCGTCATACAAAGTACCTTGCTGTATCTAGCAGATTGTGA